In Helicobacter mastomyrinus, a single genomic region encodes these proteins:
- the yihA gene encoding ribosome biogenesis GTP-binding protein YihA/YsxC, whose product MVQVLESRFLSSASSIDNAPSPSTTEIVCLGRSNVGKSTFINALLNKPLAKSSATPGKTQLINFFYSLWAMRNERIPLTLIDLPGFGYAKVSKSLKNEWQKHLLPFLSNRPSIKLFLHLVDSRHTDMEADIMMNEVLKSICRGDSRIMRIYTKADKLTQSALNTLKSKIENLSHNETDSQQIYHFLFSATAKNHRKMTSIANMRESIITHTLGYSNGV is encoded by the coding sequence ATGGTGCAAGTGTTGGAATCTCGTTTTTTAAGCAGTGCAAGCAGTATCGATAACGCCCCATCACCCAGTACTACGGAGATTGTATGCTTAGGACGTAGCAATGTGGGCAAAAGCACCTTTATCAACGCGCTTTTAAATAAGCCTTTAGCAAAAAGCTCCGCCACACCGGGCAAAACACAGCTTATTAATTTTTTTTACTCTTTATGGGCGATGAGAAATGAGCGCATTCCATTGACTTTGATTGATTTGCCCGGATTTGGGTATGCAAAGGTAAGCAAAAGTCTCAAAAATGAATGGCAAAAGCATTTATTGCCATTTCTAAGCAATCGCCCATCAATTAAACTCTTTTTACATTTAGTAGATTCAAGACATACAGATATGGAGGCGGATATAATGATGAATGAAGTGCTTAAAAGTATATGTCGTGGCGATAGTCGCATTATGAGAATCTACACTAAAGCTGATAAACTCACGCAATCTGCTCTCAATACCCTTAAAAGTAAGATAGAGAATCTATCGCATAATGAGACAGATTCACAGCAGATATATCACTTTCTTTTTAGTGCCACTGCAAAAAATCATCGCAAAATGACCTCTATTGCTAATATGCGTGAATCTATCATTACCCACACATTAGGATACTCAAATGGCGTATAA
- a CDS encoding lytic transglycosylase domain-containing protein — MSILLRVACAWIFIFCTALSDEGDIYALTYNKRTNSVLNSFGVHTGFIISMADTQRVQKIEEKWQYFVQKFTKSYEFIPVLKNMMAKEGVPQEFLFLAMAESEFTLTAKSPKKAMGMWQIMPGTAKGLGLEINSYIDERKDPIKSTEAAIKYLKYLYDATGEWYLAAMAYNCGLGRLKKGIEEAGGDSSIGTLLDEEAQYIPAETRNYIRTILAMSLLFNDVDFLRAQNVDYLLNRGVTDSIASVSVKGGISLSAIAKSAKIPLNELQKYNRHFTRSILPPGNRYYNVYLPYDKLRIFKQNFKEDYPESVFVTHIVQKGESLSVIAQNYKVSIKELQDINGIKGSHIRIDQKLTIPVLKGKKATIADGR, encoded by the coding sequence ATGTCTATATTATTGCGCGTAGCTTGTGCGTGGATATTTATTTTTTGCACTGCTTTAAGTGATGAAGGGGATATTTATGCTCTTACTTATAATAAAAGAACAAATAGTGTTCTTAACTCCTTTGGTGTGCATACAGGATTTATCATCAGTATGGCGGATACACAGAGGGTGCAGAAAATCGAGGAAAAATGGCAATATTTCGTGCAGAAATTTACCAAAAGCTATGAATTTATCCCTGTGCTGAAAAATATGATGGCAAAAGAGGGAGTGCCACAAGAGTTTTTATTTCTCGCTATGGCAGAATCCGAATTTACTCTCACAGCAAAAAGTCCTAAAAAAGCTATGGGTATGTGGCAGATTATGCCCGGAACGGCTAAGGGCTTGGGCTTAGAGATTAATAGCTATATTGATGAGCGAAAAGACCCGATTAAAAGCACAGAAGCAGCAATAAAGTATCTTAAGTATCTCTATGATGCCACAGGCGAGTGGTATTTAGCCGCTATGGCATATAATTGTGGATTAGGGCGATTGAAAAAAGGTATAGAAGAAGCTGGTGGTGATAGCTCTATAGGGACATTGCTTGATGAAGAGGCACAATACATTCCAGCAGAAACGCGCAATTATATCCGCACGATTTTAGCTATGAGTTTGCTTTTTAATGATGTAGATTTTTTAAGGGCACAAAATGTAGATTATTTACTTAATCGTGGGGTAACTGATAGTATTGCAAGTGTAAGCGTTAAGGGTGGTATCTCGCTAAGTGCTATTGCTAAAAGTGCTAAGATTCCATTAAATGAACTACAAAAATATAATCGCCATTTTACACGTTCTATCCTCCCGCCGGGCAATCGATACTATAATGTCTATTTGCCTTATGATAAACTTCGCATCTTTAAGCAAAATTTCAAAGAGGATTATCCAGAATCTGTGTTTGTAACACATATTGTGCAAAAGGGTGAGAGCCTTAGCGTAATCGCGCAAAACTATAAAGTATCCATCAAAGAATTGCAAGATATTAATGGCATTAAGGGCTCGCATATACGCATTGACCAAAAGCTAACTATTCCCGTCTTAAAGGGAAAGAAAGCTACAATCGCAGATGGACGATAA
- a CDS encoding septal ring lytic transglycosylase RlpA family protein translates to MMRIFLYPLFMVVCCIGFLGCLEKSADWNDNAKSTKGFNDSFDDLDAFNQGITPNIGGNSMRESPAIQEATMRPYQVAGKWYYPEKVSLGDSFDGYASWYGEDFHTKKTSNGETYNMHAHTAAHKTFPMNTVVKVLNVENGKSTIVRINDRGPFVEGRIIDLSSVAAHDIDMVKVGTAKVRLEVIGFGGVINKDVKQAVQNVQSDDILKSEFQVSSTPKSVSGGDFAIQVGAFRRYEGAQITQERFSHTPPYQSVIKEFELDGAPIYRVFLRGFQSEQEARDFLKKNPQIQGGFFIRN, encoded by the coding sequence ATGATGAGAATATTTTTATATCCTTTGTTTATGGTGGTGTGTTGCATAGGATTCTTAGGCTGTTTGGAGAAAAGTGCAGATTGGAATGATAATGCTAAAAGCACAAAGGGCTTTAATGATAGCTTTGATGATTTAGATGCCTTTAATCAAGGCATTACGCCTAATATCGGGGGCAATTCTATGAGGGAATCTCCAGCCATTCAAGAAGCCACAATGCGCCCCTATCAAGTCGCAGGGAAGTGGTATTACCCTGAAAAGGTAAGTTTAGGCGACAGCTTTGATGGCTATGCGAGCTGGTATGGGGAAGACTTTCATACCAAGAAAACCTCTAATGGTGAAACTTATAATATGCACGCTCACACTGCCGCACACAAAACCTTCCCTATGAATACGGTGGTAAAGGTGTTAAATGTAGAAAATGGCAAAAGCACGATTGTGCGCATTAATGATAGAGGACCATTTGTAGAGGGGCGCATTATAGATTTAAGCTCTGTGGCAGCTCACGATATTGATATGGTCAAAGTTGGCACAGCAAAAGTGCGTTTAGAAGTCATTGGTTTTGGTGGGGTGATAAATAAAGATGTAAAACAAGCCGTGCAAAATGTGCAGAGTGATGATATATTAAAAAGTGAATTTCAAGTATCAAGCACACCAAAATCTGTCAGTGGCGGGGATTTCGCCATTCAGGTGGGAGCATTTAGACGATATGAGGGGGCGCAAATCACACAGGAGCGATTCTCTCACACACCACCTTATCAAAGCGTGATTAAGGAATTTGAGCTTGATGGTGCGCCTATCTATCGGGTATTTTTGAGAGGATTCCAAAGTGAGCAGGAAGCAAGGGATTTTTTAAAGAAAAATCCGCAGATTCAGGGAGGATTCTTTATCCGCAATTGA
- the lptA gene encoding lipopolysaccharide transport periplasmic protein LptA, which translates to MYKICPIIMCVCMCAAATSSHLEVSAKTIQSDLKKGQTILSGEVMIIKGEDKLWADEVVIQTDKKNQPLTYTAIGNVRFYTKMPDKKIKGRAKRAVYDVQKDEYQLFDNAMIEEVGKSNTIRGNIITLNPTTQEASVKGSNQKPSVLTFIMEDDKKE; encoded by the coding sequence ATGTATAAGATTTGCCCTATAATAATGTGTGTGTGTATGTGTGCTGCTGCTACCTCGTCACATCTAGAAGTGAGTGCAAAAACAATACAAAGCGATTTAAAAAAGGGGCAGACGATACTAAGTGGCGAAGTGATGATAATAAAGGGTGAGGATAAACTATGGGCTGATGAAGTGGTGATACAAACTGATAAAAAGAATCAACCTCTTACATACACGGCTATTGGCAATGTGAGATTCTATACCAAAATGCCTGATAAGAAAATCAAAGGGAGGGCAAAAAGGGCAGTGTATGATGTGCAAAAAGATGAATATCAACTTTTTGATAATGCGATGATTGAGGAGGTGGGGAAAAGTAACACCATTAGAGGTAATATCATCACGCTTAATCCCACAACACAAGAGGCTTCCGTGAAAGGCTCAAATCAAAAACCTAGTGTGCTTACCTTTATTATGGAAGATGATAAAAAAGAGTGA
- a CDS encoding N-acetyltransferase, producing the protein MAYNIIKPTLADIPAMREIVNIEVKNGNILERSEDEMANAIRSYHIIKDDESGEIAGFCALYIYSKDLAEVRSLVVKDTLRGQGLGSKLIQKAIDEGRALGIKEILTLTYRAHLFQRLGFVIIDKSLLPNHKIWADCIKCKHFPICDEIALINKLS; encoded by the coding sequence ATGGCGTATAACATTATCAAACCCACACTTGCAGACATACCTGCTATGCGAGAAATTGTCAATATTGAAGTGAAAAATGGCAATATTTTAGAGCGGAGCGAAGATGAAATGGCAAATGCTATCCGCTCCTATCATATAATAAAAGATGATGAGAGTGGGGAGATAGCGGGATTTTGCGCTTTGTATATTTATTCCAAGGATTTAGCAGAGGTACGCTCTTTGGTTGTAAAAGATACTTTGCGCGGACAGGGCTTAGGGAGTAAGCTCATACAAAAGGCTATCGATGAAGGCAGGGCGTTAGGGATAAAGGAGATTCTCACTCTTACCTATCGAGCGCATTTGTTTCAAAGGCTAGGTTTTGTTATAATAGACAAATCACTTTTGCCAAATCACAAAATATGGGCGGATTGTATCAAATGCAAACATTTTCCAATATGCGACGAAATAGCACTTATAAACAAACTCTCATAA
- a CDS encoding KdsC family phosphatase, which produces MIKLLVFDVDGTLSDGKVYYSQSGEEIKSFDIRDGLAINVWNRHLKRASAIITGRESAMVRKRAQELGIARIYMGVEDKGKVLRALLEELHLQENEVACIGDDLNDLSMFRQCRFAYMPKNGAKALKKYAYKVLSSLGGDGAVREMIEDVLRLNKDKKLEKYFL; this is translated from the coding sequence ATGATAAAACTCCTTGTCTTTGATGTCGATGGGACATTGAGCGATGGCAAGGTGTATTATTCCCAAAGTGGCGAGGAGATAAAGAGCTTTGATATACGCGATGGATTAGCTATCAATGTATGGAATCGCCATCTTAAACGTGCTAGTGCGATTATCACAGGAAGAGAATCTGCAATGGTGCGCAAACGTGCGCAGGAGCTAGGTATAGCGCGTATTTATATGGGCGTAGAGGATAAGGGTAAGGTGCTTAGGGCATTGCTTGAAGAGCTACATTTGCAAGAGAATGAAGTAGCCTGTATTGGCGATGATTTGAATGATTTAAGTATGTTTAGACAATGTCGCTTTGCCTATATGCCAAAAAACGGTGCAAAGGCGTTAAAAAAATATGCCTACAAGGTGCTTTCATCACTTGGTGGCGATGGAGCGGTACGAGAAATGATAGAAGATGTCTTAAGGCTCAATAAGGATAAAAAACTTGAAAAATATTTCTTATAG
- the hisB gene encoding imidazoleglycerol-phosphate dehydratase HisB, with protein sequence MKQDNIIQKGRKTKETDIALSVLLYGSGKANIQTQIGFFNHMLEALTKHSLMDITLQCKGDVFVDGHHSIEDCGIVLGAALNEAIYPAQGIERFGNASVVMDEACVECDIDVSNRPFLVFDTHNYTLPFKGMVGELDVELVEEFFRALCFNAHLSAHIVLKRGKNLHHIIEAMFKSFGVAFRRALSENPRICIPSTKGIL encoded by the coding sequence ATGAAACAAGATAATATCATACAAAAGGGTCGCAAGACAAAAGAGACAGATATTGCCTTAAGTGTGCTGCTATATGGCAGTGGCAAGGCAAATATACAAACCCAAATTGGCTTTTTCAACCATATGCTTGAAGCCCTCACAAAGCATTCATTGATGGATATTACTTTGCAATGCAAGGGCGATGTATTTGTCGATGGGCATCATAGCATAGAAGATTGCGGTATCGTGCTAGGGGCGGCATTAAACGAAGCTATTTACCCCGCACAAGGCATTGAGCGATTTGGCAATGCAAGTGTGGTGATGGACGAAGCTTGCGTAGAATGCGATATTGATGTGAGCAATCGCCCATTTTTAGTCTTTGACACGCATAACTACACGCTCCCATTTAAAGGTATGGTAGGGGAACTTGATGTAGAACTTGTGGAGGAGTTTTTCCGTGCACTTTGCTTTAATGCACATTTAAGTGCACATATCGTGCTTAAACGTGGCAAGAATCTCCATCATATCATTGAGGCGATGTTTAAATCCTTTGGCGTGGCATTCCGCCGTGCATTGAGTGAAAATCCTAGAATCTGCATTCCCTCTACAAAAGGTATCCTATGA